The genomic stretch TGGAGATATGTACTACAAAGGGGCGAATATGCTTCATACTCTTCGTCAAATCGTCAATGACGATGAGAAATGGAGATCGGTTTTGCGAGGGTTGAATAAGGAATTTTACCATAAAACTGTCTCAACGCGTCAGATCGAAAATTATATCAGTCAGAAGATTGGGATCAACCTGACACCTGTCTTTGACCAGTACCTGAGAGATATCAGAATACCGATTTTCAGCTATAATCTTGTAGATGGCAAGCTAAATTTCCGCTGGGAAAATGTAGTGTATGGCTTCAATATGCCGGTCAAGGTTTTCGTGGGAGACAAGGAATTTGACCTAAGCCCTACAGAGGACTGGAAATCTATAGATGTACGCCAAAAGAATGTACAGGTGAAGGTAGATGAAAACTACTATGTTGGTGCCTTGAATATTTCCGGCAATTAAAATCCCATGGTTCTTGGCCCAGGATAGGGGCGCTGCTACATCTTTTGAAATAAAGCGGGGAATGCAGTCACTTGCATTCCCCGCTTTATTAAATCTGTTTTAGAAGAAACTAACCCTTCATTTTGTAGATCTTTCCTTCTGTTTTGCTCATTACATACACATTTCCTTCAGCATCTTGGCCAAATTTGAGATCGACCCGTTGACCTCCGCAGAGCTCCAACAGACTGATTTCTTTGCCTTCGAAAATGACTCCCCAGCTTTTTACCCCTATATTATCTACATCATCCAGATCTGTAAAAAACAGTCTGCCAGAAAGAATATCTCCAAAAACAAACATTCCTTGAAGCGGCCCATAGGGCATCACATAGCCAGCAATAATTGCGGCTAGCTCGTCGTGGTCCAATTGAATATGAGGATAGGTGACTCCAAAGCTTTCATCGTTTTCCTTGAGCTCAAAGATTTCATTGAACTTGCCATAAGGATTGATAATAAACCGCCCCTCTCTGATCGGCCAACCGTAGAATTTCCCCTTTTCTATTTTGTTTAGTTCTTCGATATTGTGTTGTCCTATATCTGTAGCAAACATGTTTCCATTAGGATCCCAGAAAACCCTGTTGGGATTGCGGAACCCATAAGCGTAAACTTCGCCTGCTTTGCCTGCCATTCCAGCAAAGGGATTAGTTTTTGGTATTCCATAGTTACGATTTGGACTATCATTTCCTGAAGGATCAATACGCAGAATGCTACTATAAATGTCGCTGCCTTTATTATCAGATAGGTGTGCGAATCCTTGTTCCGTTAAGCCTCCATCCCCGAAGCCAATATATAGGAGACCATAATCATCATCACCTTTTTTTGCATGTGGATTAAAGGTGATCTCTTGCATACCATGAGCTTGGGACGGAATATCCACCCTTAAGATTTCCCGTTTTTCGCCTTTGAATGTTTTAGCACTAGGATCTGCAGCTTTCCATTCCGTCAATATCCATTGCATAAAATACCGGATACTGTCCGGATAGCTATAATCCGCTTTTTGGGCACCACCGGGCTCGGTATGGGCTGTGTATAATTTCCCATTCTCACTGAATTCCGGGTGAAAAGTGAAGCTGGCCATACCCGTCGCCCATCCAGGGCTGCTAACCAGATCAGGTTTTAGTTCTTTGATGGGCAAATATAGGTTTGGTCTTTTATCTATAAGTTCATAGAGGCCGATGCGTTGATCGTTAACAAATAGACGGTCTGAAGCTGGAGTAGCCTCCATTTTGGTCATTTTTGCCAAGGGAGGGGATGCTTCGGAAGCTGGCAACTGGCTGTATAATTCCAGTTCTATTCTTAATCCTGAGTCGGGAATTGTGTCAGGAATTGGATTTTTGATCCCCCTGAGGGGCAAAGTGTCGGGGAGGTGTGTGAACGTATGCAGGTAGGCTAATAAGTCATCCAGCTCCTTTTCCTTCAGGCCGGGAAAGGGGGGCATATACACTTTGTATTTTTCAAAAAGCATATTTGCTCTCGGATCTCCAGCATTAATGGCTGCAGCTGGATTTTTAATGAATTTTTTTATCCAAGATGATGATGTTGTGTGGGTCAGGCCACTCAAATTCGGGCCGATTCCGTCATGATCAAAACTATGGCAGGTACTGCAATTATTCTGAAAGAGTGTTTTTCCTGCTTCAATTTGATCTTCCTCAGTGCTAATGTCACTCCCAAAGTCCTTTTTCTGAGAGCAGGAAATAATTGTAAGCGTGGTTATAAAAAATAGGGTTATCAGGTTTTTCATTGGTACTAAGATGTAGGTTTTCATGAATTGCTCCAAAGAAAATTGTTTATTCAGTACATCTGTCCTGTATTGTCTTTTGTTTAGCTTGATTAGACCAATAGCAAAAAGCATTTAAGCTAATTATGGAAGTAGTTCTTATTACTAAGCTACTTTCTCCTCTAAAGTAGCCCCTATACTTTGCACATGGCTGTGAACTAATTGCAATCTGATTCCTCTGCTATTTTGATGCGTAAGAAAGGTCTGCTTAAACCCAAATAATTTACCACTTGTCTTTTCTAAGTCAAGCCCAAGTCCGTTGTCAGAAAATGAAAGCTGGATTTTATTTTCTGATGTCTTGGAGGAAATACAGATCAGGTCGGGAGTCAATTCAAAAAAATATCGTATTTCGGAAAATCCAGCTTTATGCAGTAGAAATAG from Algoriphagus sp. NG3 encodes the following:
- a CDS encoding PQQ-dependent sugar dehydrogenase; the protein is MKNLITLFFITTLTIISCSQKKDFGSDISTEEDQIEAGKTLFQNNCSTCHSFDHDGIGPNLSGLTHTTSSSWIKKFIKNPAAAINAGDPRANMLFEKYKVYMPPFPGLKEKELDDLLAYLHTFTHLPDTLPLRGIKNPIPDTIPDSGLRIELELYSQLPASEASPPLAKMTKMEATPASDRLFVNDQRIGLYELIDKRPNLYLPIKELKPDLVSSPGWATGMASFTFHPEFSENGKLYTAHTEPGGAQKADYSYPDSIRYFMQWILTEWKAADPSAKTFKGEKREILRVDIPSQAHGMQEITFNPHAKKGDDDYGLLYIGFGDGGLTEQGFAHLSDNKGSDIYSSILRIDPSGNDSPNRNYGIPKTNPFAGMAGKAGEVYAYGFRNPNRVFWDPNGNMFATDIGQHNIEELNKIEKGKFYGWPIREGRFIINPYGKFNEIFELKENDESFGVTYPHIQLDHDELAAIIAGYVMPYGPLQGMFVFGDILSGRLFFTDLDDVDNIGVKSWGVIFEGKEISLLELCGGQRVDLKFGQDAEGNVYVMSKTEGKIYKMKG